The Triticum aestivum cultivar Chinese Spring chromosome 4B, IWGSC CS RefSeq v2.1, whole genome shotgun sequence sequence CATAGAATATGTCTTACATGGCCATCGTATCAATTCAGAATAAGAAAAGAAATGGGTAGGAGGAGTAGCCATCATATTGTCCTTGCTGCTTTGTAGAAAGCATATTTTCTTCTATCGTTGTTGGCCTGAATAAGGTCCTGTATCTAGCAATACGGCTATTTTATCTTCTCGTTAGTTCTTCCAAGAAATCTAAAGAAAAATGATAGAGCTTCCATTAAGGTGATCCCAATGTATTTATATGATACTGAACATCTTGTGTTAATTGTCAACAGGGCAATTCCGGCAGATTATGTTAGGTTAGATCAAGATATCTTATCTCCTCTAGCAGGAAAGAAGGAACTTTACACATACCAGACACTTGATTTTTGGGAACAGATCAAGACCCCAGGGTAAATATAGTTCTTGACGGCGCTCTTTCTAATCTTGAAGTTGTTGATTGACCAGTGTTGCATCTATGCATAGGATGTCTTTGAGATGCTCTGGCCTATATCTCTCCCAGTTCCGCCATACCTCTCCTCATCTTTTAGCCTCTGGAGATGGCAAAAAGGGTGCCACTATTGTAGGTGACGTGTACATCCATCCATCTGCGAAGGTGCATCTAACTGCAAAGGTAACATCTGGTTCTTCAACATAAATTTAGTAGATCGTGATATACCATGGTGTCTGATATCCTTGACATTCTATTTATAATAGTGATGGTTTTATCTTTTTATACGCTATCCACACGCAGATTGGTCCCAATGTTTCGATATCAGCAAATGCACGCATTGGAGCAGGTGCCAGGCTTATCAGTTGCATCATTCTGGATGATGTCGAAATTATGGTTAGTCTTCCTCTCTTTACCAAATGATAACCCACATTTAGGTACCTGCGTCTCAGATAATTCCTTTGGTTGCAGGAGAATGCAGTTGTCATACATTCAATAGTAGGGTGGAAGTCAACAGTAGGGAAATGGTCACGTGTACAGGCAAGATTTTCTATACATGTTACCTTATCCTATTAAAAATTACTCATTTTCACCTCTTTCATCATAGAAAGCTTGGAACCTTTCATATTCTGATGTTTCTGTTCTAGCCCAGTTTGAGAAGTATGTAGATTTTATCAATGTTTATGCTTCTCTGCACTGAACATATCTACTGTACTGTTTTAAACATTACATTTTGTGGTTCCGTGTGCAAAATTACTACGTATGGTTTTGCTGAAAAAAGTTACTTTTGGTGTGACAGTACGTCTCGCTGAAACTGTCTTTGAGACGAAGATACAATTACGTATACTGTTAATCCAGTCTTTTCTGGGTGCGTCATGTAACAAAATTACTTTCTGAATACAGGGTGAAGGGGACCACAATGCCAAACTTGGTATCACCATTCTTGGTAAGACCCTACCTAGATGATATCTTGTTACCTTCCCATGAAAATCTTGTGATAATATGCTTTACGTAGGGATAGTTCCTATGCTCGATTTGACGTGCTAGCTAAATGCAGGTGAAGCCgttgatgttgaagatgaagtaGTTGTAACTAACAGTATCGTGCTCCCAAATAAAACTCTCAATGCCAGTGTGCAAGATGAGATCATCCTATAATATTCCTTGCACAACACATATCTTTATTTAATCCCGAATAAGGTCTTCAAAccaaacatgtaattttctttccttttcttcttcacccCCCTTATGTATGCTTGCATTAGATTGGGGTCGTTAGTCTGTACaagtcatgtgatgtgatatggtgtaATTTTCTTTAGCATTCTGGTATCAAGTTCACTGGTGTAGAGATTGTACAAACAGATTACAACATTTCTATTGAGAACTGACATTTTGTTAGCTGGATCAGTTGTGAGCAATTGCTGTTCTTTGAGACCCCAATCATTTTTCTTTCTGATTATCAGCTTTGATATGTTGCTGTTAGGTGTGTTGTTAATCAGTCAATTTACGCACTCCGTTTCACTTTGGGAATTAAGTTTGTCAGCAATAAATGCTTACTGAAGTTGTACTAAAGCAGCAACAAGTactatggattggagggagtacatAAACTATTTTGCTGATGACATGTGCAATAGTTGCAGTATCCATTTCACTTTGGGAAATAAGTTCGTCAGCAATCAGTACACTGGTCAGAGGCAATATATTCTGCATAAAATGGTAGTAATGAAATATTGTAACACGTTAGGATTTGCCCTGAAACTTCATATGGAATATCACCGAGTATGGCACCATCGTATTCTATCATATGTACAAAAATGCTCCAGTTGCATATCATGTCAACATATCAATGAAGGTAGCTGCACTGCTATCAACGCAACTGGAACTGGAACTGATTCTGCTAAAGCCCGGCAGGCATGGATGGAACTGATTCTGCTTAGGCCCGGCAGGCATGGATGCAGGAAGCCGACAGATGATGCCCCAAATCCCTAATGCCTGAACAGAGCCTGTAGTCTATTTACTAACAAAAGAATCCTATTTGTAGTTTCTGCAAAGCCTGCAAAAGATGTTGCAAGAGCACTTTGGCCTTTCACTGTCCGATGTCCTTGAGGAAACGCAGAGGGATATTTTCAGGTGGATCCATTGCCGACACATGCTCAAGCTGTACAATGATCGAACAAATAAATTCAAACAAAAAAGTTCGCATGTGACAGCCAAAAAACTGGGGAAAGCGTATCTTACCTCGCGATCATTATACTTGACTTTGATGGCGTCTTCTTTCAGGCCCGGATATCCATTCAACTGCAATTTGTGTATCATCAAGATGCAAGACTTGAGATCAGAGACCTTGTATTTCGTGTTCCTTTGCAGCGTCAGGTTCTGCAGAATAAACACAAGCTAATATCAGAAAATTATAAAGCATAATGTAGATTCAACAAAGGAGTAGTCATGTCTTCTTACCCAAGGACGGGCAGTTGGGCTGATTGTGAACCTGGCCAAAAAAAGGCAGGCAGCAGCAACAACTGATGGATTGAACTGTATGCAGTCATAGTCCAGCAAGCTCAATTCTGCAAGGTAGCTACACAGAAACTCCAGCTTCTTTGCTTTTGCGCGCTAAGGTTTGAAGAGGGGGCAGACATTATAATAAAGAACATTAAGTGAATACAATATCAGATGCTGCAACGGATACTTACATCGCGTCCGCGGCAAACAGTTATGTATCTCCTACAACAGACATGCATTGAACATCAGGGTTAGGATCTTTTGAGTCCAGTGTGGCAATAATCATAAGACGAGATATATGTTATGCGAATTAAACATGGTAACTATTGTACATGCTGAACACAATGTGGTCGTGAGATGGCTTGGCCATCGAAATTGTGTTCGGCATACCTCACTAGATGTCGTGGAAATTTTTTATATTCTCAGACGCTGCCCATGTGCTATGCTAGACATAGGCAGACATGAATTCTGATAAGCTTTTCACTAGCCAGATCTGGGATTTATCTCATTTCAGAGTATTTTGTTTGGCAGAACAGACATGTACCGAACGTTAGGCTTAGGAATGTATTTGAACACAATATGGCAGTAGTCATAATACTACTTATATATCTGAACTTTCATCGTAACTGTTTTACTACTGAGGAGATTTTATCATCCAAATGAAAAAATTTCAGCTCAAGCACATACCGTAGAAAAGTTCTTGCAGTAGGACTCCCCATCTCAAAGTTAAGAGATTTCAGTATGTCAGTCTCCATCTTCACAACCTTCGGTGCATAAAAACCATAACTATTTCTTCACCATTGAAGCCCTGGAAATTTACTATGGGAAGTAAAGCAGAAGCAAGGCTAACCTGCTTCGTGGTGTACGTGTTGGCAGTAACGCCCCTGTATCTTTGGACCTCATGCACAAATATGTCATCTTCATATTTCCTGCAACAATCCATTCATGCTAATCAGATAGTCACgctaagagaaaagaaaaaaagagataaGCAATGGTTTAGTTCCCTACGCAGCAACAAGCAATGCGGTCACACCAAGTAATTGCAACTCGTGCCATTTAATGACACTTGCTGTGAGGAAGCGGTCGACATATGAAACTGCAAGGTGAAGTGTGTCAGCAGGAAGCCTGAATGTACAAGACACGTCCACCAGCCAGTCAACTAGGACCGCCCTCATCTTGGGATTGATATCTTCCTGTGTTGTCCAGATATAGTCATCCCTCGGCCTCCTCGATGCCTAGAAAATGTAGACAACAAAGTCGCTGAAAGAGCCTATTTACATCGACCCAAACAGCGAAAACATACCGCATTATCTGCACAGTAATGATTGTATCTTCAGATAATTAAGATGGCATACACACTGAAGAACTCCACAGCTTCTGATATGAAATCAGGCTAAAAAAGTGAAGCTAACATATAACATACTTAGTGGTGTCTTGCTGTGCATACCACTAGGTTCTGCATGTAGTAATCCCATAAATATGTAACCTGCTTCTGGTTTATTAACAGAGTAGCAAAAATTCGTTGCTCGGCAGAGATGGAAACCCACTATTGTCCAATGCCACAGTGCACTAATTTCACCATTGCCTTAACCACGAGTAACTAAACAACTACTACCTCCGATCcgtattacttgtcgctcaaacggatgtatctagcactgaaatacatcttgatacatccatttgagcgacaagtaatatgaatTGAAGGGAGTAGATAATATATCCCACATTCATAAAAAAAACTGAATAATTCACTGCAGTATATCGAGATGTATCCACAACACAATACAATCCCCCAAATTCCAGAAACTCATGCGCACAACGTGATCACGCCCCAAAATTCTTCAGTTCTATCCAATGCGACCTCGCCTTAACTACCAGATGCGACTAATGCGACCGCAAAACCATGTAAACCCGACCCCTAACAAAGCCGACTTGGAGAACGAACTCGTACCTCCACACGCGGGATCGGACGAGAAGGGGAATCGAGAAGCCCCTCACCTCC is a genomic window containing:
- the LOC123093030 gene encoding cyclin-A3-1, producing MEVSDEESVTGPARTPDTDSEPEQPDPAAAPAAIAPYPGDIDDETEADLARLLDSSEQPDPAALRAGMEPYLGDIDRYMRSLEASRRPRDDYIWTTQEDINPKMRAVLVDWLVDVSCTFRLPADTLHLAVSYVDRFLTASVIKWHELQLLGVTALLVAAKYEDDIFVHEVQRYRGVTANTYTTKQVVKMETDILKSLNFEMGSPTARTFLRRYITVCRGRDRAKAKKLEFLCSYLAELSLLDYDCIQFNPSVVAAACLFLARFTISPTARPWNLTLQRNTKYKVSDLKSCILMIHKLQLNGYPGLKEDAIKVKYNDRELEHVSAMDPPENIPLRFLKDIGQ